One genomic region from Nocardia vinacea encodes:
- a CDS encoding response regulator gives MSLGAGNMLLERDMGHLRILVASPLGRVIEPVLKQAFAGSTIAVALDRQAVRREVVHQVRFDVVITDLIWNDPALEYSFDGLDVLDMLGSAQRQAAVLMAAQGHSMERDHLDEALLRSSELAGFYSKSSGVPALLEAILPAATGRRPHLEPLPTTPPPLYRLFQGQRGETAARLAGAIAAGRATDAVSLAKAARVGLNTANKVASVYIGPIVLERGEHDPELPLTANAIYRWCGVHAHYLLSWCRRNGHDDVLTADTPSSSASRSTR, from the coding sequence ATGAGCCTGGGTGCGGGCAATATGTTGCTCGAACGGGATATGGGGCACCTGCGAATACTGGTGGCCTCGCCGCTGGGTCGGGTCATCGAGCCGGTACTGAAACAAGCATTCGCTGGTTCGACCATCGCGGTGGCGCTGGACCGGCAGGCCGTGCGGCGCGAGGTCGTGCACCAGGTCCGCTTCGACGTGGTGATCACCGACCTGATCTGGAACGATCCGGCGCTGGAGTACAGCTTCGACGGCCTGGATGTGCTGGATATGCTGGGTTCGGCGCAACGCCAGGCCGCGGTGCTGATGGCGGCGCAGGGGCACAGCATGGAGCGCGACCATCTGGACGAAGCACTGCTCAGGTCTTCGGAATTGGCCGGTTTCTATTCGAAATCCTCTGGCGTCCCGGCATTGTTGGAGGCGATTCTCCCAGCGGCGACCGGACGACGGCCGCATCTCGAGCCGCTGCCGACCACACCGCCCCCGCTGTATCGGCTGTTCCAGGGACAGCGCGGTGAGACGGCCGCGCGGCTGGCCGGAGCCATTGCCGCGGGCCGCGCCACAGATGCCGTTTCACTGGCCAAGGCCGCGCGGGTCGGTCTCAATACCGCCAATAAGGTGGCCAGCGTCTATATCGGGCCGATCGTGCTCGAACGCGGCGAGCACGATCCCGAGTTACCGCTGACCGCCAATGCGATCTATCGGTGGTGCGGCGTGCACGCGCATTACCTGCTCAGCTGGTGCCGCCGCAACGGTCACGACGACGTACTCACGGCTGACACACCGAGCAGCAGTGCGTCGAGATCCACCCGATAG
- a CDS encoding ThiF family adenylyltransferase — translation MIEILHPANDSARIAELLAPGSGFRYVDAWDGCLPELVALDHPRLVAATRQARADMANHIASLRRSGPVARYIVFPWRRTVVKLPDAELFWRLRTARNRFLIETHEQRTWSETLIGIAGLSVGAAALSVCSLTGARRFRLAERDTLGTTNLNRLAASVCDLGEPKLTLAQRRTLEVDPYTRIDAFSHGYVPEFADDFLGGHGTERLAVLLEEMDDLPMKFDIRRRAKAAGIPVVMVTDNGDNVLLDIERYDLDPAYPILHGRVEFAAHWSLAELGDPARRSRLVGAIVGGGLTSRLRYSLTQVGHTLPTWPQLGTAATMAGAVGALAARLIACGGGLRSGRYRVDLDALLLGVSAVSTSS, via the coding sequence ATGATCGAGATACTGCACCCTGCAAACGATTCCGCACGGATCGCGGAATTGCTCGCACCCGGCTCCGGATTCCGCTACGTCGATGCATGGGACGGATGCCTACCCGAACTGGTCGCTCTCGACCATCCCCGGCTCGTTGCCGCCACGCGGCAGGCACGAGCGGATATGGCGAATCACATTGCGTCGCTGCGCCGTAGCGGACCGGTCGCCCGCTATATCGTTTTTCCTTGGCGTCGAACCGTGGTGAAGTTGCCCGATGCCGAACTCTTCTGGCGACTGCGCACGGCCCGCAACCGATTCCTGATCGAAACGCACGAGCAGCGAACCTGGTCGGAGACTTTGATCGGCATCGCCGGGCTGAGTGTCGGCGCGGCGGCGCTCTCGGTCTGCTCGCTGACCGGCGCGCGACGCTTCCGTCTCGCCGAACGCGACACCCTCGGCACGACGAATCTCAACCGCTTGGCTGCCTCGGTCTGCGATCTGGGCGAGCCGAAACTGACGCTCGCGCAACGCCGCACGCTGGAGGTCGATCCCTACACCCGGATCGATGCCTTCTCGCACGGCTATGTGCCCGAGTTCGCGGACGACTTCCTCGGCGGGCACGGCACCGAGCGGTTGGCCGTGCTACTCGAGGAAATGGACGATCTGCCGATGAAATTCGATATCCGACGACGCGCGAAGGCAGCCGGAATCCCGGTCGTCATGGTCACCGACAACGGCGACAATGTGCTGCTCGATATCGAACGCTACGACCTCGACCCGGCCTATCCGATCCTGCACGGCCGTGTCGAGTTCGCGGCGCACTGGTCGCTCGCCGAACTCGGCGATCCGGCCCGGCGGTCGCGTCTGGTCGGTGCCATAGTCGGCGGCGGACTCACCTCGCGGCTGCGCTATTCGCTCACCCAGGTGGGCCATACGTTGCCGACCTGGCCGCAGCTCGGCACCGCGGCGACCATGGCCGGCGCCGTGGGCGCACTGGCCGCGCGTTTGATCGCGTGCGGTGGTGGGCTGCGTTCCGGGCGCTATCGGGTGGATCTCGACGCACTGCTGCTCGGTGTGTCAGCCGTGAGTACGTCGTCGTGA